Proteins encoded within one genomic window of Glycine soja cultivar W05 chromosome 1, ASM419377v2, whole genome shotgun sequence:
- the LOC114416106 gene encoding uncharacterized protein LOC114416106, translating into MAKPQNTKPGCFSFSSFLRVFLCAGNGTTPPVHPYHITESEESENAHFTKEKMVVNDNDDIASAPGVVARLMGLDSFPNPKWVVKCGTPDSVPRSRSVNFVDYLLEFDASHVSSHRRVKTSASFREVPSLVQNQKGNGYGNGNNLFVFCMAGDNNMREEQEGRNEMREVEKLRQRKRQKESVSVKKERNQGKKNKKISKLKNEPRRVPSSSKNGSRGRNHHGEVRDFSSVSSNPSKCSSSCSSRHNGASSRTRFNTSLPNKNKKGVVEPNIRNRNQQSVLKEESECSLENHSPVSVVESNDYLFLYGADFLDGSSSLTSKWESPSLLSLGDDVEDNASTNEGYTFIDVNKEAEYYSELMLKLRTLTEQDIRESDCTSKRVRDIESFGDICLMFEHKIFDHLLYEVVNEVIELYC; encoded by the exons ATGGCCAAGCCACAAAATACAAAACCCGGGTGTTTCTCTTTCTCAAGCTTCCTACGCGTGTTTCTATGTGCTGGAAATGGAACTACTCCACCAGTGCACCCTTATCACATTACAGAATCAGAAGAATCAGAAAATGCACATTTCACCAAAGAAAAAATGGTGGTGaatgataatgatgatattGCTTCTGCCCCTGGAGTGGTGGCAAGGCTAATGGGGCTGGATTCATTTCCAAACCCCAAATGGGTAGTGAAATGTGGCACCCCAGATTCGGTTCCTAGAAGCAGGTCAGTGAACTTTGTGGATTACTTGCTTGAGTTTGATGCAAGCCATGTTAGTAGCCATAGGAGGGTGAAGACCTCGGCATCGTTCAGAGAGGTTCCTAGTTTGGTTCAGAACCAAAAGGGTAATGGTTATGGTAATGGTAATAATCTCTTTGTGTTTTGCATGGCTGGTGACAATAACATGAGGGAAGAGCAAGAGGGTAGAAATGAGATGAgggaagtggaaaagttgagGCAGAGGAAGAGGCAGAAGGAGAGTGTGAGTGTGAAGAAAGAGAGGAATCAAgggaagaagaacaagaagattTCCAAGCTGAAGAATGAACCAAGGAGGGTCCCTTCTTCTTCTAAGAATGGTTCAAGGGGTCGAAATCATCATGGTGAGGTTAGAGATTTTTCTTCTGTGTCCTCAAACCCCTCTAAGTGTAGTAGTTCTTGTAGTAGCAGACACAATGGTGCTAGTTCAAGAACAAGGTTCAACACTTCTTTGCCAAATAAGAACAAAAAGGGGGTTGTGGAACCAAATATCAGGAATAGAAACCAGCAGTCAGTGTTGAAGGAAGAAAGTGAATGCAGCTTGGAAAACCACAGTCCTGTTTCAGTTGTAGAGAGCAATGACTATCTTTTCCTGTATGGAGCTGATTTTCTAG ATGGTTCAAGCTCCCTTACGTCAAAGTGGGAATCTCCATCACTATTGTCCTTGGGTGATGATGTTGAAGACAATGCAAGTACTAATGAAGGTTATACCTTCATTGATGTCAACAAGGAAGCAGAGTATTACTCAGAATTGATGTTGAAGCTTCGTACTTTGACTGAACAGGATATAAGAGAATCAGATTGTACCTCAAAACGTGTACGCGATATTGAAAGCTTTGGGGATATTTGTTTGATGTTTGAGCATAAAATTTTCGACCACTTATTATATGAGGTCGTCAATGAAGTTATAGAACTTTATTGTTGA